One part of the Bacteroidia bacterium genome encodes these proteins:
- a CDS encoding S46 family peptidase, with amino-acid sequence MMKKFLAGIFVLSLLMGQSIFAQENPTQLRTKSDNDGMWLPLKAAELNFEDMKKIGFALPADEIYNENKASLEDGIVKLNGGSCTAEMISSKGLMLTNHHCAYDAIAALSSENDDYLTDGFWAYKMEEELPVEGGSASFLIRSEDVTAQLIGEDGEPVDDIDAKMEEIIQEAMDGKDPEFYEATIEEMFHGSEMYLFVYKTYTDIRLVGAPPSSIGKFGGDTDNWMWPRQTGDFSLLRVYASADGENNPAAYSRDNVPYQPDHHFPISLKGVDEFDYSMIMGYPGTTTRYLTSSAVQMAVDQSNADMSRLLGIRAKAMKAEMDKSDAVRIAMASDYASIMNYYKYLLGQTTMMNRYDVVGEKKAEEAEFQAWVDVDPDRKNKYGGVLKEIDELHEGYKDAERFMNYLNYGAFQSPVVIYAYQFNPVLGAIMSGDEAAKGEAIENARAGMDDHFGSINETLEKRAMTEMLVSFYRDMPENLQPGFIAQIASTPVELKMEDLPPPPPMEFEEEASKKKKKKKKKKKKKKGKTAMASAEVPEPVKDMAPEPVKAMVEKTPEENIANWVDDAFATSIFADKDRFSAFLDNPDVEAVQNDPFMGMLGEMIGTFRNKFALPYQSFEFKINELRKTYVEGMREKDAEMAYYPDANSTMRMTYGRILAYEPRDGVFYNYYTTLDGVMEKEDPSSEEFVVPAKLKELWEKKDYGQYANENGELVTCILSNNDITGGNSGSPLLNGNGEMIGVAFDGNWESMASDIHIFPQFNRTISVDIRYVLFIIDKFAGASRLIEEMDIRK; translated from the coding sequence ATGATGAAAAAGTTCTTAGCCGGCATATTTGTATTGAGCCTGCTTATGGGTCAATCCATTTTTGCCCAGGAAAATCCTACTCAACTTCGTACCAAATCTGATAATGACGGGATGTGGTTACCGCTAAAAGCGGCGGAGTTGAATTTTGAGGATATGAAGAAGATTGGGTTCGCACTCCCTGCAGATGAAATATACAATGAAAATAAAGCGAGTCTGGAAGACGGGATCGTTAAGCTGAATGGCGGAAGTTGTACTGCAGAAATGATCTCTTCTAAAGGTCTCATGTTAACCAATCATCACTGTGCTTATGATGCAATTGCTGCATTGAGTAGTGAAAATGATGACTACCTTACGGATGGTTTTTGGGCTTACAAGATGGAAGAGGAATTGCCTGTTGAAGGAGGATCCGCTTCTTTCCTGATTCGTTCCGAAGATGTAACGGCTCAGTTGATTGGTGAAGACGGAGAGCCTGTTGATGATATCGACGCCAAAATGGAAGAGATCATCCAGGAAGCCATGGATGGGAAAGATCCCGAATTTTATGAAGCAACTATCGAAGAAATGTTTCACGGAAGTGAGATGTACCTCTTCGTTTATAAAACTTATACAGACATCCGTTTGGTAGGTGCTCCTCCTTCTTCTATCGGAAAATTTGGAGGAGATACCGACAACTGGATGTGGCCACGTCAAACGGGAGACTTCTCCTTGCTACGTGTATATGCGAGTGCTGATGGAGAAAACAATCCTGCAGCATATTCTCGCGATAATGTGCCTTATCAGCCAGATCATCATTTCCCCATCTCTTTGAAAGGGGTTGATGAGTTTGATTATTCCATGATCATGGGATATCCCGGAACGACTACCCGTTACCTGACTTCTTCTGCCGTACAAATGGCAGTAGACCAAAGCAATGCGGATATGTCTCGTCTATTGGGAATCAGAGCGAAAGCGATGAAGGCCGAAATGGATAAAAGTGATGCAGTACGGATTGCGATGGCTTCCGATTATGCAAGCATCATGAATTATTATAAATACTTACTGGGACAAACTACCATGATGAATCGCTATGATGTGGTAGGCGAAAAGAAAGCAGAAGAAGCTGAGTTCCAGGCATGGGTAGATGTTGATCCGGATAGAAAGAACAAATATGGCGGCGTTCTCAAAGAGATCGATGAGCTGCATGAAGGATATAAAGATGCTGAGCGCTTCATGAATTACCTGAACTATGGCGCCTTCCAGTCTCCGGTTGTGATTTATGCCTATCAATTCAATCCTGTATTGGGGGCTATCATGTCAGGAGATGAAGCTGCCAAAGGAGAGGCTATCGAAAATGCGAGAGCCGGAATGGATGATCACTTTGGTTCGATCAATGAAACCCTTGAGAAAAGAGCCATGACAGAAATGCTGGTGAGCTTCTATCGCGATATGCCTGAAAATCTACAACCTGGATTTATTGCACAAATCGCTTCTACACCAGTTGAACTGAAAATGGAAGATTTGCCTCCTCCTCCGCCTATGGAATTTGAGGAAGAAGCATCCAAAAAGAAGAAGAAAAAGAAAAAGAAGAAAAAGAAGAAAAAGGGTAAAACAGCCATGGCCAGTGCAGAGGTGCCAGAGCCCGTAAAGGATATGGCTCCTGAGCCTGTTAAGGCAATGGTAGAGAAAACACCCGAAGAGAATATTGCTAACTGGGTAGATGATGCTTTTGCGACTTCTATTTTTGCGGACAAAGATCGCTTTTCAGCTTTCCTTGATAATCCTGATGTAGAAGCTGTTCAAAATGATCCTTTTATGGGCATGCTGGGTGAAATGATCGGAACTTTCCGTAACAAATTTGCCCTGCCTTACCAGAGCTTTGAATTCAAGATCAACGAACTACGTAAAACCTATGTAGAAGGAATGAGAGAAAAAGATGCGGAGATGGCTTATTATCCGGATGCAAACTCGACCATGCGTATGACCTATGGTCGCATCCTGGCTTATGAACCACGTGATGGCGTATTCTACAACTATTACACGACCCTTGATGGAGTAATGGAAAAAGAAGATCCTTCCAGCGAGGAGTTTGTTGTTCCTGCGAAGTTGAAAGAACTTTGGGAGAAAAAGGATTATGGACAGTATGCCAATGAGAATGGTGAGCTGGTAACCTGTATCCTGAGTAATAATGATATTACTGGTGGTAACTCCGGTTCTCCTCTGCTAAATGGAAATGGAGAAATGATTGGAGTGGCCTTTGACGGCAACTGGGAATCCATGGCGAGTGATATCCATATCTTCCCCCAATTCAATCGTACGATCTCTGTAGATATTCGCTACGTATTGTTTATTATTGACAAGTTTGCAGGCGCAAGTCGTCTGATCGAAGAAATGGATATCCGGAAATAA
- a CDS encoding M23 family metallopeptidase, which yields MKNYLMSVTVLAISVFFIVTGNLKASFFNTFSKNSLAHEHEHVVKMKVQQAHLRTIDPFDIDIVPTSRPIPDGFPLASVYGMRKHPILKVNRMHAGIDFAAPAGTPVLATATGKIGKAIFNPDRSNYGKHIVIDHDEEYSTLYAHLSGLVVDFGQIVEEGDTIGFVGSTGMSTSAHLHYEVIFDGLRVDPEDYF from the coding sequence ATGAAAAACTACCTAATGAGTGTTACAGTGCTAGCCATCAGCGTATTTTTCATCGTAACTGGGAATTTGAAAGCGTCTTTCTTTAACACTTTTTCCAAAAACAGCCTTGCACATGAACACGAGCATGTTGTAAAGATGAAAGTACAACAGGCACATTTAAGAACCATCGATCCCTTTGACATAGACATTGTCCCTACAAGCCGTCCTATACCTGACGGTTTCCCCCTGGCCAGTGTTTATGGCATGAGAAAGCATCCTATCTTAAAAGTAAATAGAATGCACGCGGGCATCGATTTCGCAGCACCAGCGGGTACTCCCGTTTTGGCAACTGCAACCGGAAAAATAGGGAAAGCGATTTTCAATCCGGACAGGAGCAATTACGGCAAACACATTGTGATTGATCATGATGAGGAGTACAGTACATTATACGCGCATCTATCCGGCCTGGTAGTGGATTTCGGACAGATCGTAGAAGAAGGTGATACCATTGGATTTGTAGGGAGTACCGGTATGAGTACAAGCGCTCACCTTCATTATGAAGTTATATTTGACGGTCTAAGGGTAGATCCGGAAGATTACTTCTAA
- a CDS encoding oligosaccharide flippase family protein: MGSEFWKQVLTLLSGSLLAQIISVAFLPILSRLYLPEAFGVFGFFIAAVAVVVVVINGGYELTIMLPEKESDADLLTSLSFRLAHIISFVLLILLLLLGKAILSWAELESLNLWHLLLPLSIWMEGISQALSFRLNRAKAYRALSIAKLLRSILTALLSLGLAFVFEGFEGLLLGFMVGQAAMLIYTYVYFVQKIPTHKTENEQASLKSIATLYKDFPRYSVLSALMNTASKHLPFFLLPRLFNTNVSGQFSKSDRVLNIPAVLLSMSIGRVYFEKASRAAENREEELAQLTKDTFLRLLLLAIPFLGIIMLWGPELFSFVLGEAWGMAGEYARCIMPWMFMVFIASPLSYLIDIKRKLKIFLTFNILLFLVRLAALLIGAQYLDDIGTMWAFGLSGAAMVFLQLIYLLYLGGVFRRKSH; the protein is encoded by the coding sequence ATGGGCTCCGAATTCTGGAAGCAGGTGTTAACCCTCCTGAGTGGTTCCCTATTGGCCCAGATCATTAGCGTAGCCTTCTTGCCCATCTTGTCTCGCCTCTACCTGCCCGAAGCATTTGGAGTATTTGGCTTTTTTATCGCAGCTGTTGCTGTGGTCGTGGTGGTCATAAATGGAGGATATGAACTTACCATCATGTTGCCGGAAAAGGAATCCGATGCAGATTTGCTGACAAGTCTGAGTTTTCGCCTGGCACATATCATAAGCTTTGTTCTTTTGATCCTCCTCCTACTTTTGGGGAAAGCAATCTTAAGTTGGGCCGAATTAGAAAGTTTGAATCTCTGGCATTTGCTGCTTCCTCTCAGCATTTGGATGGAAGGGATTTCACAGGCATTGAGTTTTCGTTTAAACAGGGCAAAAGCCTATCGGGCATTATCCATAGCCAAACTCCTTCGATCTATCCTGACGGCTCTGCTGAGCCTGGGATTGGCATTTGTCTTTGAAGGATTTGAAGGGCTATTGCTTGGGTTTATGGTCGGACAGGCAGCTATGTTGATATATACCTATGTCTACTTTGTCCAAAAAATACCGACCCATAAAACTGAAAATGAGCAAGCTTCTCTAAAAAGTATCGCCACTCTCTACAAAGACTTTCCTCGCTATTCCGTTCTGAGTGCCTTAATGAATACAGCTAGCAAGCACCTGCCTTTCTTTCTGCTTCCTCGCCTTTTCAATACAAATGTGAGTGGTCAGTTTAGTAAATCCGATCGGGTCTTGAATATTCCGGCGGTTTTGCTGAGCATGTCGATTGGCAGGGTGTATTTTGAGAAAGCTAGTAGAGCGGCAGAAAACAGGGAAGAGGAATTGGCTCAGCTTACCAAAGATACCTTCCTGCGACTTTTACTCCTGGCCATTCCTTTTTTGGGAATCATCATGCTTTGGGGACCAGAGCTCTTTAGTTTTGTATTGGGGGAAGCCTGGGGAATGGCCGGAGAATATGCCCGCTGTATTATGCCCTGGATGTTTATGGTGTTTATTGCCTCTCCCTTGTCCTATCTGATCGATATCAAGCGTAAATTGAAGATATTCTTAACCTTCAATATTCTCCTTTTTTTGGTACGCCTTGCAGCTCTTTTGATAGGTGCTCAATACCTGGATGATATAGGCACTATGTGGGCTTTTGGTTTAAGTGGAGCTGCAATGGTATTTCTACAATTGATCTATCTGCTGTATTTAGGAGGAGTATTCAGGCGAAAGTCGCATTAA
- the lepB gene encoding signal peptidase I → MDTGAIIWIVVLGALWLATTIGQWKLFEKADQPGWAALVPIYGWVVWLKIIGKPVWWVVLMLIPVVGTLVSVAMVIELAKSYGKYKLKEHAGFLILPFYTWPKAGFSDSVKYLGPPDTHKRIPKKSQLREWGDALLFAGVAALIIRTFFIEAFMIPTSSMERTLMAGDFLFVSKFHYGARMPMTPLSIPFIHNKIKVGDFISPSYSELITLPYMRIPGIEEVERNDIVVFNFPAHDVQDLGDGAGLVDIVSMKENYIKRCVGVAGDVLEVKRQQIYINGERGWNPPNMQYEYLVETNGQSFNQKRLNELGFRKYVPGNPERNRNANFIPANSPRLSGHNGYVVLMPDSIAQILEKFPNVVKVDTVTAKPGRFNNNRPIYPKKNNLSGELFPFNMDNYGPITIPARGMTVDLTDKNLSVYWRIIDVYEGHDLEQKGGKVYIDGSEATTYTFEMNYYWMMGDNRHNSEDSRVWGFVPENHIVGRPLFVFFSYEPDFGVRWNRIGTKYVH, encoded by the coding sequence ATGGATACAGGTGCAATTATCTGGATTGTGGTGCTAGGGGCACTCTGGCTTGCGACGACGATCGGACAATGGAAATTATTTGAGAAGGCAGATCAGCCAGGTTGGGCCGCCCTCGTACCCATCTATGGTTGGGTAGTATGGCTCAAGATAATTGGGAAACCCGTGTGGTGGGTTGTTCTGATGTTGATACCCGTAGTTGGGACCTTAGTCTCAGTTGCAATGGTGATAGAACTTGCCAAGTCTTATGGCAAATACAAATTGAAAGAACATGCAGGCTTTTTGATCCTGCCTTTCTATACCTGGCCCAAAGCCGGATTCTCTGATTCAGTAAAATACCTGGGACCACCTGATACACACAAGCGAATCCCCAAGAAATCCCAATTGAGAGAATGGGGAGATGCACTTCTATTTGCAGGAGTTGCCGCCCTGATCATCCGTACCTTCTTCATTGAAGCCTTTATGATCCCGACCAGCTCTATGGAACGGACCCTCATGGCAGGAGACTTTCTCTTTGTGAGTAAGTTTCACTACGGAGCGCGGATGCCCATGACCCCATTATCTATCCCTTTCATCCATAACAAAATCAAAGTAGGAGACTTTATTTCTCCTTCGTATTCTGAATTGATTACCCTTCCATATATGCGGATACCCGGTATAGAGGAGGTCGAAAGGAATGACATTGTCGTATTTAATTTCCCCGCACATGATGTACAGGATCTCGGTGATGGAGCCGGATTGGTGGATATCGTGAGTATGAAAGAAAACTACATCAAAAGATGTGTGGGAGTAGCGGGAGATGTACTTGAAGTGAAACGCCAGCAGATCTATATCAATGGCGAAAGAGGTTGGAATCCTCCCAATATGCAATATGAGTACCTGGTTGAGACCAATGGTCAGTCTTTCAATCAGAAAAGGCTCAATGAATTAGGCTTTAGAAAATATGTGCCGGGAAATCCTGAGAGAAACAGGAATGCCAACTTTATCCCAGCTAATAGTCCCCGTCTAAGCGGACATAATGGCTATGTGGTGCTTATGCCGGATTCTATTGCTCAAATCCTGGAAAAATTCCCCAATGTGGTCAAAGTTGATACGGTGACTGCCAAGCCCGGCAGGTTTAACAATAACCGACCTATTTATCCTAAAAAGAATAACCTGAGTGGAGAACTCTTTCCGTTCAATATGGATAACTATGGACCCATCACCATTCCTGCCAGAGGAATGACGGTGGACCTCACAGATAAAAACCTCTCTGTATACTGGAGAATTATAGATGTCTATGAGGGACATGACCTTGAGCAAAAAGGAGGGAAGGTATATATCGATGGATCAGAAGCTACCACCTATACCTTTGAAATGAACTATTATTGGATGATGGGGGACAACCGCCATAATTCTGAGGATAGCAGAGTCTGGGGATTTGTACCGGAAAATCACATAGTTGGTCGGCCCTTATTTGTATTCTTCTCCTACGAGCCTGATTTTGGGGTAAGATGGAATAGAATAGGAACTAAATATGTACATTGA
- a CDS encoding NADP-dependent isocitrate dehydrogenase: MAKIIYTKTDEAPALATYSLLPIIQAFLAPAGIAIETRDISLAGRVLAKFPEYLEEGQRIPDALAELGELAKTPEANIIKLPNISASIPQLIATIKELQAKGYNLPDYPEEAETDEEKKIKATYDSVKGSAVNPVLREGNSDRRAPKAVKEYARKNPHSMGAWSSSSKTHVATMGKDDFRSNEKSVTISGAGHVKIEHVAADGSVSVLKENIALQAGEVIDATFMSKKALMAFLDKEIADAKSQDVLLSLHMKATMMKVSDPIIFGHAVTVFFKNVFEKHAAVLEELGVEVNNGFGDLVSKIQSLPADKKAEIEADIQAAYANGPALSMVNSDKGITNLHVPSDVIIDASMPAMIRNSGQLWDSNGDTQDTKAIIPDSSYADLYQQTVAFCRDNGAFDPTTMGTVPNVGLMAQKAEEYGSHDKTFEMAADGTVRVVDQNGTALIEHTVEAGDIWRMCQVKDAPIQDWVKLAISRARATNTPAVFWLDKNRAHDSELIKKVNAYLPNHDTSGLEIHIMSVAEATAFTLKRTKEGKDTISVTGNVLRDYLTDLFPILELGTSAKMLSIVPLMNGGGLFETGAGGSAPKHVQQFNKENHLRWDSLGEFLALAVSLEHLGTSSNNPRAQVIADALDTATGQLLQNKKSPSRKVNELDNRGSHFYLAMYWAKALTAQDADAELKAAFAPIAASLSENESKIVEELNGAQGVAMDIDGYYFPDEKLASAAMRPSPTLNAILEGQRV; the protein is encoded by the coding sequence ATGGCAAAAATTATTTATACAAAAACCGACGAAGCACCCGCACTCGCCACCTATTCATTGTTACCGATCATACAGGCTTTCCTTGCGCCCGCAGGTATAGCTATTGAAACGAGAGATATATCACTTGCCGGACGTGTTTTGGCAAAATTTCCAGAATACCTGGAAGAAGGACAACGCATCCCTGATGCCCTGGCAGAATTGGGAGAACTGGCCAAGACTCCGGAAGCCAATATTATCAAACTTCCCAATATCAGTGCTTCTATTCCACAGCTTATTGCAACCATTAAAGAACTGCAGGCAAAAGGATATAATCTTCCTGATTATCCCGAAGAAGCTGAAACGGATGAGGAGAAAAAAATCAAAGCGACCTACGATAGTGTAAAAGGAAGTGCTGTAAATCCCGTGCTTAGAGAAGGTAATTCGGATAGAAGAGCTCCCAAGGCCGTAAAAGAATATGCACGTAAGAATCCTCATTCTATGGGTGCCTGGTCATCATCTTCCAAAACCCATGTAGCTACTATGGGCAAAGATGATTTCCGTTCCAATGAAAAATCTGTAACTATCTCTGGAGCAGGACATGTAAAAATAGAGCATGTAGCTGCCGATGGTTCTGTAAGTGTATTGAAAGAAAATATCGCATTGCAGGCAGGAGAAGTGATTGATGCTACTTTCATGAGTAAAAAGGCATTGATGGCCTTTCTGGATAAAGAAATTGCGGATGCCAAGAGCCAGGATGTTTTGCTTTCTCTCCATATGAAAGCTACCATGATGAAGGTCTCTGACCCGATCATTTTTGGACATGCAGTAACTGTCTTCTTCAAAAATGTATTCGAAAAACATGCAGCAGTATTAGAGGAGCTTGGAGTGGAAGTAAATAATGGATTCGGAGACCTCGTTTCCAAAATTCAAAGTCTTCCTGCCGATAAGAAAGCCGAGATTGAAGCTGACATCCAGGCAGCCTATGCCAATGGTCCTGCTCTCTCCATGGTAAATTCAGATAAAGGAATCACCAACCTTCATGTACCTAGTGATGTGATCATTGATGCCTCTATGCCAGCCATGATCAGAAACTCTGGCCAACTCTGGGATAGCAATGGAGATACCCAGGACACCAAAGCGATCATTCCGGATAGCAGTTATGCCGATCTTTATCAGCAGACAGTAGCTTTCTGTAGAGATAATGGCGCTTTTGATCCTACTACCATGGGTACTGTACCCAATGTAGGCTTGATGGCCCAAAAGGCAGAAGAGTATGGATCTCACGACAAGACCTTTGAGATGGCAGCTGATGGGACAGTAAGAGTAGTAGACCAAAATGGTACCGCCTTGATTGAGCATACTGTAGAAGCTGGAGATATTTGGAGAATGTGTCAGGTGAAAGATGCTCCTATTCAGGATTGGGTAAAGCTGGCGATTAGCCGCGCAAGAGCAACCAACACACCCGCAGTATTCTGGTTGGATAAAAATCGTGCACACGATTCCGAATTGATCAAAAAAGTAAACGCTTATCTGCCAAATCACGATACTAGTGGATTGGAAATACATATCATGTCCGTTGCAGAAGCAACTGCCTTTACCCTTAAAAGAACCAAAGAAGGAAAAGATACCATTTCTGTAACCGGTAATGTCCTGAGAGATTATCTGACGGATCTTTTCCCAATATTGGAGCTGGGAACCAGTGCAAAAATGCTTTCTATCGTTCCCCTCATGAATGGTGGAGGCCTTTTCGAAACAGGTGCCGGAGGTTCAGCTCCCAAGCACGTGCAGCAATTCAATAAAGAAAACCACCTTCGTTGGGATTCTTTGGGTGAGTTCCTTGCATTGGCTGTTTCTTTGGAACATTTGGGTACTAGTAGCAACAATCCCCGTGCGCAAGTCATTGCTGATGCACTGGATACTGCAACCGGTCAATTGCTACAAAACAAGAAATCACCTTCTCGTAAGGTAAATGAACTCGACAACAGAGGAAGTCATTTCTACCTGGCAATGTATTGGGCAAAGGCACTTACTGCTCAGGATGCTGATGCAGAACTGAAAGCTGCTTTTGCTCCAATCGCTGCATCATTGTCAGAAAATGAAAGCAAAATTGTGGAGGAACTGAACGGAGCTCAGGGAGTTGCCATGGATATCGATGGTTACTATTTCCCGGACGAAAAACTCGCTTCAGCTGCGATGAGACCGAGCCCTACCCTCAATGCGATCCTCGAAGGACAAAGGGTTTAA
- the cutA gene encoding divalent-cation tolerance protein CutA, with protein MEARFIYITCKDKTEALSIGRLLLVENLIACANVIEGMTSIYRWEAKVVEDSEVILIAKSEASKVPELIEKVKTAHSYKIPCVVSLPIKEGNPDYIAWIGDELQIESK; from the coding sequence ATGGAAGCCCGTTTTATTTACATCACCTGCAAAGATAAAACAGAAGCACTTAGTATTGGAAGACTTTTGTTAGTTGAGAACCTGATTGCCTGTGCAAATGTTATTGAAGGGATGACTTCTATTTATCGATGGGAAGCTAAAGTTGTGGAGGATTCGGAGGTCATTTTGATCGCCAAATCAGAAGCTTCCAAAGTCCCGGAACTGATAGAGAAAGTAAAAACTGCGCATTCTTATAAGATTCCTTGTGTCGTCTCTTTGCCAATAAAAGAAGGCAATCCTGACTATATTGCCTGGATCGGAGACGAATTGCAGATCGAAAGCAAATAA
- the pdxH gene encoding pyridoxamine 5'-phosphate oxidase, which yields MSISNKLPDMRLDYGKDQLDESMVNPDPFQQFEDWFKQADEAKVKEVNAMILATVSEGRPSQRVVLLKGFGKEGLFFYTNYESRKGKELAENPYAALTFFWESMERQIRIEGKVEKARPENSDSYFQQRGRGSRIGAWASPQSQEIADRAVLEERVKAFEDKFSEEEKFPRPEYWGGYKLIPDYFEFWQGRKSRLHDRIIYKKEADSWETARLAP from the coding sequence ATGTCAATCAGCAATAAGCTTCCCGATATGCGACTGGATTATGGCAAAGACCAATTGGATGAGTCTATGGTCAATCCTGATCCTTTTCAGCAGTTTGAAGATTGGTTTAAACAAGCAGATGAAGCCAAGGTCAAGGAAGTCAATGCCATGATCCTTGCTACGGTTTCTGAAGGTAGACCCTCTCAACGGGTTGTCCTGCTTAAGGGATTTGGGAAAGAAGGACTCTTCTTTTACACCAATTATGAAAGCAGAAAAGGGAAGGAACTGGCTGAGAACCCCTATGCGGCTCTTACTTTCTTCTGGGAAAGCATGGAAAGACAAATTCGGATTGAAGGCAAAGTAGAAAAGGCTAGGCCCGAAAATTCGGATAGTTATTTTCAACAAAGAGGGAGAGGAAGTAGAATCGGAGCCTGGGCCTCTCCACAAAGTCAGGAAATAGCGGATAGAGCTGTTTTGGAAGAAAGGGTAAAAGCTTTTGAGGATAAGTTCTCCGAGGAAGAGAAGTTTCCCCGTCCTGAGTATTGGGGTGGATATAAATTGATCCCCGACTATTTTGAGTTCTGGCAGGGAAGGAAAAGCCGATTACACGACCGCATCATCTACAAAAAAGAGGCTGATAGTTGGGAAACAGCCAGACTGGCGCCTTAA
- a CDS encoding GNAT family N-acetyltransferase, whose product MIQIRKGGPEDISAAFNLVKELAIFEKAPEQVITSEKIYTEDAFGGDNPWFEFFVAEEEKAGIVGVSIFYFGYSTWKGRMLYLDDLVIDEAHRRKGIGKMLLDRMVAYGKEKGVKQMRWQVLDWNTPAIKLYEKVGASIEDEWLDCKLSKEQLEAWE is encoded by the coding sequence ATGATACAAATTCGAAAAGGAGGACCGGAGGATATTTCCGCCGCCTTTAATCTGGTCAAAGAACTGGCCATTTTTGAAAAAGCTCCCGAACAAGTAATTACTTCAGAAAAGATATATACCGAAGATGCCTTTGGAGGAGATAATCCCTGGTTTGAATTCTTTGTAGCCGAAGAGGAAAAAGCCGGTATTGTCGGCGTTTCAATTTTCTATTTTGGATACTCAACCTGGAAAGGGCGTATGCTCTATTTGGATGATTTGGTAATCGATGAAGCGCATCGTCGAAAAGGCATAGGAAAAATGCTGCTGGATCGAATGGTAGCTTATGGCAAGGAAAAAGGAGTCAAGCAAATGCGTTGGCAAGTTCTCGACTGGAATACGCCTGCCATAAAGCTCTATGAGAAAGTAGGAGCTTCCATCGAAGATGAGTGGTTGGATTGTAAGCTTTCGAAGGAGCAGCTGGAGGCTTGGGAATAG